A region of the Meles meles chromosome 18, mMelMel3.1 paternal haplotype, whole genome shotgun sequence genome:
AAACTAGAAACATCCTTGACAAAGAAATACTAGcagtttaattaaaacaaagtcGTCCAACATGTGCCTCCgaaatatttaagtttttaaagcaTATGTCTCTGCCAATGTATCAACACAAGATGGACttaataccaaaaagaaaaaaaaaacagttcaacctttttattaaaaaaaagaaaaaaaaaagaaatgacagcaaAATCCCTAAAAAAAGGATAATTAACTTTTCAATGGAGACTATATTACAAACGTGGGCAATAATTTCCAAAGAGGCACACTAATGGGGGCACGAGTCTGCTACAAAATAGCTGAGACAAAACAATGTACCTCAAAATGTTTTGCAGGACTACACTGTCTTTTCCTTCAGAAGAtgcttttgtatgtcttcttacTCGGCTTAGCTCCATCTTCATCTGTGCATACTTACGCTGCACTGTCAAACAGTAACAAAAAGCCCTAATCAAAGTGAGAAACAATACACTTACCTCTGTCTGATCTGAGGTCTTATCAGATCAGTTTTAATTGGACTGAGTGTCACCTTCAGATTTAATGTCTTCACTGGTCCCATTGACCTCATTCTTAGTATCACTTTCCTTTGATTCAGTGTTTGTGTCTTCACTCTGTTTTTCTCGACTACTGGACTTCACACTACTTTTTTTATCATCAGATCCCCTCTTTTCTGCCATAAAAGAAGACATTGATCGTcgattttaaagtaaaatacaatACATACATGACATTTTGAAAAGTGAAACAACTGAGAGATGAAAAAACAATTATTTCCCACAGACTGCAAGTAACACAGTTTGGTGAAATCTACTAAAGGTATAAAATTTGTCATTTATGAGGGCGGGGGAGGGCCGTACTGGGAATCAGGAGAAAGCAAACAGTAAAACAGAAGCCAGTTCTCTCCAACTGCTGAGAAGCTACTAAGTATGGGCAACTCCAAATCCTGCAGGATCTAAGACTCAAATCTGATTTTGAGGAAGAAACATCAGAAAGCAATGGGTAAGGTAGGAAGGTAACTGTGTTCACATGAAGTAAATTATGcaggtaaaaagtaaaaacagtaaCTGCAAAAGGTGAAAAAAAGGTGAACACTTAACAGGCGTGTTTCTCCAGCTATAGCTTTTTTAATGCAAAAGCTTACTCACGCAGGTATGTATCTGAGTACCTACAAGGAACAAGCCCAGTGAAAGAAAGCAGATCTCGGATCTCAGATCTCAAACCAAGTACTGAACTTTGGTGCTTtgctaagaaaatatatatgtaatctcAAGACCTGTTTCtccaaaaggagaaaattaaaattcaactCAACtatgcagaaaaatggaaaaagtaaatctcaaccttttctcctgttttcccTGGAATGGTAAACCTCAGACTAGGGGCAGAAAGTGGTAAAGGGACCAAGTGTATTCCAGCTTTTTTAGTTCCAAGTATTGCCTAACAAAAAACTTCTACAGAAAATGTTAATACAAACTAAAAACTCtgtggaaaaattatttttccccataaaaCTATGTTAAGAATAACTCGTCTAGCAGAGTGGTTCATAAGACAGACATTTTAAGAGAAGCACAACCCTCTATAGATTCTGGACGAAGTTAAGACACAACAGCAAGTAAGTGGAAGAGGGatggtaatgaaaacaaaatatggcaGGGGCACTCATTCAAATGGAAGAACTGAAGACTGTATGTGAAGGAGCATATTCAGTCCATAAGACTTGCAAAATGCACACGAAGCAACGTCCAAGTAGCTGACTGCGGGCTTGCGCCAGGTCTGTCCGTCGACTTAAGAGAACTGGGCCAGTACAGTGCGCTCTAACTGACCTTGTGGGAAAGTCCTCCCTTTGTGCCTTATGGGCTTCGCCGGTGCACAGGTAGCTTCAATGAAGAAGAGTCGTCTTGTTGCCCCGCAGAGGACTAGTAGTCAGTCCAATAATCTTATCTTCTGCCCTATGTAAATATGGTAGATCTTAAATAGTCCTAAGGACATCCACAAAGTGTGGAGGATTTCAGGGCTAtggattaaaaaaggaaactctcttgacaaagagagaaacctAAATGGGTTGGTGTTAAGAACTACAGGTCCTTCCACTGCGGAGCTGGATTATTTCCACGGTAGCATGTGGCGCAGTAAACTCCTTACTCGCGCCATTATCAAAAGCTATTCCTGCTCAGAGTTTAGGCCTTCAGTCATCTACATACCTAGGACTGCCTGAATGGCTACGTGGCATTTTCAAAAGCCATTTCACTTCTAAAAGAGATCCCTAAGCTTAAGAAAAATCTGTAATGCATTCTCCATCTTTCAAGACGGGACTGATGCAGAGCTTTATCCAAAAACgaatcttctctccttcctccatccaTACTTCACTAGGAAAATCCTGTTTGTCCATAATCCAAACACAACGCAGCTTATTTACTTAAGCAAAAGCTTTATTAAATTCTATGATGTCATTATCAcaactaggattttttttttttaatagttaagcAATTCAGGGCATCTTTTTGCTCTACCCAGAAATTACACAAACGTGTTTTTATAGTCAGGCCATTGTTCAATTGATGCCAGACAGTTAGGAAGGCTAGCTAGCTTTTATCCCAAGAACCAATccaactgggtgcctgggtggctcagtgggttaaagcctctgccttcggctcaggtcatggtctgagggtcctgggatcgagccccgtatcgggctctgtgctcagcagggagcctgcttcctcctttctgcctgcctctctgcctcctgtgatctgtcaaataaataaataaaatcttaaaaaaaaagaaccaatccaACTATTTGAAGTGACATGAAGTATAATACAGGAAAGAGCTTTAATTCTTAAAGAGAAGTATTAATTTGATCTCTGACATCCATTATCTGGCTCTTAAGATTGGACCCATCCCCCAAAAGATACATTCCACAAAAAGTCTTACAAAAAATGCTGGGTGAAACTTTAAAACTAATGTAAAATCAGGTATAATACTTTGTAGCAACTGCCTGTTGAATCACAAAGTAATTTCTGAACTTAAAGCTTTGTgacagtaaatttaaaaaactgtccttgtttcctactttttaacatttgctccatgttgtaggaaaaaaaacaatgtatgtaaatattttttagaagaaaaggtACACCTGTTTGaggaaaaatgaaagcataagGCTAAAAAAATATGTCCGCTGTTTGCGCTGCTAGTTCTCTAACTCAGTGTAACAAAAACCTGTGTCTGGCCCCcagaaaacccacaaaaaacaaataccatagaatagttccaaaaaacaaatgaagaaatgaatatcACACAGAAGTCCAGTTTAATAAACTCAAACACAACAGCACACATGTCAGGTGATCAAACATGGACACAGACAGGCAGAACAGGATGGAACAAGCAGAgccaagaaaatgagaaacaggCCCTTGCTCTCATTCCCAAAACCCATGCAAAGCAGAACAGCCCAGTCAATACAAAATGAAAGATGCTCAAAGAAtctaaagaaaatacagaaaggagaCCCTGATGATTTAAAAGAATTATCTTTCGATGAAGACTAAGCTAAAAGATGAGAAtatacacatgaaaacatgccaaagacaaaatgaaattaagtccATTAATAGTGCAGTGAATAGTGCATTCCAGCCACTGGAATGCCACAGGAAATCAAAGGGAAAAGTACAAAGGAAAATGCATGTTGTTTCAACAGAAAACATGGTTAAGACTTAGGTAAGGTATTCAACTTCCACAAACTTAGAACTTCATTACACAGGTAAATGAAGGCTGCACATGAGGACCAATGCAGCAACACAACACACTGACTCTGCAAGACATACTATGGAACACgcagcagatttaaaaaaaaaaaaaaaaaaaaaaaaaagtgttgccaATAAATAAGCTAATAAATTCTCCAGCCTAATAACCCTGAAAGGTAATGCAATACTTGGAAGAATCGAGATGACAAACCTTTAGATGAACAACTGAAGGATGTGATTTTAACATGTTCTAAGAAAACACCAGGTCAACTGTCTTTCTCACAAACCAGACaaggggaaaacactgccccCATCTCCTACTGAATGCTGCTGGAGGtaagtaaaaaaaagaacagagcttAAAATGGAACTCTGTCTATGTCCAAAGAAAtgtgagtggggagaagagacTGAAAATAGTCTTCTATTAATGAATTAAATTCTCACATAAACTAACCTTTCTCCCTGGATTTTCTATCTTGTTCTCTGTCCCGACTTTTGCTCCTGTGCTTATAGGACTTTCGATCCCGGCTTTTTGATCTTCTTCGATCCCGACTACGAGATCTATGCTTTCTTTCTGATCTATCATGGCTTCTGCTTCTTCGTCGATCTCTACTTCTTCACAgtgggaaacaaaaggaaagcaaCTTCAGCCGACATTACAATGAGAAAAAACCTTACACAGATTATACACTGTTCAATAATTAACAAGTTAAGCAAAACTTACCCTTAAAAGGCAAATGAGTAGAAGCCACTACTAATACATATCTACAGTAGAAAACTTAAGAATTGGAAATTATTGAACATCtaactttggggtgcctggatggctcagtcattaagcgtctgccttcagcaggtcatgatctcagagtcctgggatcaagcctcccataaggctccctgctcggtggggagcctgcttctccctctcccagtctccctgcttgtgttccctatcttgtttgtctgtcaaatgaataaaaatcttaaaagaagaaaaaaaatctaacttcaATTTTTCAAATAATGCTAAGATAATCACcatcatgcctttttttttttgagagaggacGGGTGAGCAAAAACAGGGTTAGGGGGTGGCGGGTATtatgcaggctccacacccagcatagaacccactgcagggctcaatctcgtgcccctgagctcatgacctgagctgaaatcaagattcagatgcttaaccgattgagccattCATGTGCCCCATCACCACATTCTTTAAGACTCTTCAATCCCAACTTTAAAACAGTAAAACGGGGGGGGCATTGAGGGCGtgggctgggtggcttagtgggttaagctctgtctttggctcaggtcatgatctcagggtcctggatcaagtcctgcatcgggctctctgttcagcgggagcctgcttccccctctccctctgcctgctgctctgcctacttgtgatcgctgtcaaataaataaataaacaaacaaacaaacaaaccgtaaaatggatttcatttttcgcatttttaaagaattggttATAAAGCACTTTAGTTCTTATATTCTGTGTGATGTCATCCAAAGCAAAAGTAGGTAATTTTACCAAAATAACTTATAATTTAAATGCCTTCTTAGATCAGTGAGAAGAGATGCGCTTAAAGAGACCATATGGTAACACGTACTTCCTAGAAGAGTGCATCAAACCTCCTTAGACTGGTGGAAAATAGCAGAGGTTGCCTTGAAGGTGGCCTGGCTCACTGATTCCTCTCTCATAATCCATCCTAGTGCCTGACAATACTTAAGGGCTTCCCAAGGACCAAGAAAAGAACACGTATGCTAGCAACCGCTACTGCATACTGCACACTCACTACGTGCAAGGCATCGCCTCGTCTGTTCCACGTACCTGCTTCGCCTTCTTTCTCTACTTCGTGATCTTTTGTGGTCCCGAGACCTGCTGCATCTTCGGTCTGAGGTTCGGCTTGAATGCCGACTCCGTGAAcgacttctctttcttctttctctgtctctagccctttctttctctctttcttcctcttctctccgtcttttcctttctctttcttctctttctctctcccgttctttttctctttcttcccgtTCTTGCTTCTCCTT
Encoded here:
- the LUC7L3 gene encoding luc7-like protein 3 isoform X6; the protein is MKVGYERDFLRYLQSLLAEVERRIRRGHARLALSQNQQSSGAAGPTGKNEEKIQVLTDKIDVLLQQIEELGSEGKVEEAQGMMKLVEQLKEERELLRSTTSTIESFAAQEKQMEVCEVCGAFLIVGDAQSRVDDHLMGKQHMGYAKIKATVEELKEKLRKRTEEPDRDERLKKEKQEREEREKEREREREERERKRRREEEEREKERARDRERRKRSRSRSRHSSRTSDRRCSRSRDHKRSRSRERRRSRSRDRRRSRSHDRSERKHRSRSRDRRRSKSRDRKSYKHRSKSRDREQDRKSREKEKRGSDDKKSSVKSSSREKQSEDTNTESKESDTKNEVNGTSEDIKSEVQRKYAQMKMELSRVRRHTKASSEGKDSVVLQNILRYIVLSQLFCSRLVPPLVCLFGNYCPRL